One genomic segment of Catalinimonas alkaloidigena includes these proteins:
- a CDS encoding DUF1553 domain-containing protein, with protein sequence MNQQQPFYIVIVACLLSYLLTACEQKPASTALANKKVPAEVDFNLHVKPILSDRCFACHGPDNNKREADLRLDTEEGALGALKESEGHAFVAGKPKQSVAYQRITSTDPDMLMPPPESNLKLSEYEIKVIEKWIKQGTEWKDHWAFIKPERPDLPEVEQQDWVQNPIDQFVLAKLESEGMTPAPPASKEKLLRRVTFDLTGLPPSVEEIEAFQKDDSPDAYEKVVDRLLASAHFGERMAPVWLDLSRYADSHGYQDDRPRTMWPWRDWVIEAFNQNLPYDKFITWQLAGDLLPEAGYKQKLATAFNRNHAITQEGGVIEEEYLTEYAADRTNTFSTAFLGLTVECARCHDHKYDPISQKEYYQLFAFFNNVPETGKISYLDQAPDPAMRVEDAELEAKKAYVDSTILALENKLEQLQKQAVPEFQSWLTSDSPQTDTESEQLAYFKLDVMEAQQFRGDYSDLPGLMNVALPKKIELPEHVEGKYGKALQFNGANFLTLGDIADFDHHDHFSLGSWVKHSNKHDRRAGILSRRNGEISRQGYDLTLTKDNRLSLRLIHHEGQDYLDVETRTAIPAGQWTHVFATYDGSGKAEGIRLYINGKLQPLKVNFDQLGRQSILNGNDFLVGNWYSRNVATDTYGFTGGSIDEVRVYHRTLSPLEVQQVAEVKPSQQKEALYAHYLQRQHQDFQRTTRRLDSLRQLDVSIPNVMIMAEREERKPAYLLARGAYDAPTEEVDRATPEAVLTFDEKYPSNRLGLAQWLIDEDNPLTTRVAVNRFWQMYFGKGIVRTPEDFGNQGELPTHPALLDWLSVEFRESGWDVKALQKLIVMSATYRQSARITKEKQQRDPDNLLLARGPNVRLTAEMFRDNALAVSGLLYDSLGGKWVKPYQPDGIWKAMANQIGENKYRASKGPGLYRRSLYTYWKRTIPPPTMVMFDAPERTLCVAKRQSTSTPLQSLALLNDPQFVEAARKLAERMLAEGGASAEEQIAFGFRAVTSREPKTEELALLTQLYQDKVEYYQQTPEEAEGLLRVGASTYNKRSKAVEIAAMAVVANTLFNLDEAKFRS encoded by the coding sequence ATGAATCAACAACAACCTTTCTACATTGTAATTGTAGCATGTCTCCTAAGCTATCTGTTGACCGCTTGTGAGCAAAAACCGGCAAGTACAGCTTTGGCTAATAAAAAAGTGCCGGCCGAAGTAGACTTTAACCTGCATGTCAAGCCCATTCTTTCTGACCGCTGTTTTGCCTGCCATGGTCCGGATAACAATAAACGAGAGGCTGACCTACGACTGGATACAGAAGAAGGTGCACTGGGAGCCTTGAAGGAAAGTGAAGGCCACGCCTTCGTGGCGGGCAAGCCTAAGCAAAGTGTAGCCTATCAGCGCATCACCTCTACTGATCCCGATATGCTTATGCCTCCTCCAGAATCTAACCTGAAGCTGAGCGAGTACGAAATCAAAGTCATAGAAAAGTGGATCAAGCAGGGGACGGAATGGAAAGATCACTGGGCTTTTATCAAACCTGAACGGCCAGACCTTCCTGAAGTCGAGCAGCAGGATTGGGTACAAAATCCTATTGACCAGTTTGTGCTGGCAAAACTTGAAAGTGAAGGCATGACGCCTGCTCCTCCCGCCAGCAAAGAAAAGCTGCTTCGTCGCGTCACCTTTGACCTCACCGGACTGCCACCTAGCGTAGAAGAGATAGAGGCCTTTCAGAAAGATGACTCTCCCGATGCCTATGAAAAAGTGGTAGATCGCCTGCTGGCTTCAGCGCATTTCGGAGAGCGCATGGCTCCCGTCTGGTTAGACTTATCCCGCTATGCCGACTCTCACGGCTATCAGGATGACCGCCCCCGTACCATGTGGCCCTGGCGCGACTGGGTGATTGAGGCTTTTAATCAAAACCTTCCTTACGACAAATTTATCACCTGGCAGCTTGCCGGAGATTTATTGCCAGAAGCCGGTTATAAGCAGAAGCTGGCTACCGCATTTAACCGTAACCATGCCATCACACAGGAAGGAGGGGTAATTGAAGAAGAATACCTGACTGAATATGCCGCCGACCGTACCAATACTTTTTCTACAGCTTTCCTTGGCCTTACCGTAGAGTGTGCCCGCTGCCACGATCATAAGTATGACCCTATCTCTCAGAAAGAATATTACCAGCTTTTTGCCTTCTTTAACAACGTACCTGAAACAGGGAAGATCAGCTATCTCGATCAGGCGCCTGACCCAGCCATGCGGGTTGAAGATGCTGAGCTGGAAGCCAAGAAAGCCTATGTGGACTCTACAATACTTGCGCTGGAAAATAAGCTGGAACAACTGCAAAAACAGGCCGTACCAGAATTCCAAAGCTGGTTGACCAGTGATTCTCCCCAAACAGATACCGAAAGTGAGCAGCTAGCCTATTTTAAGCTGGATGTGATGGAAGCACAGCAGTTCAGAGGAGATTATTCAGACTTACCGGGACTGATGAATGTCGCTTTACCCAAGAAAATTGAACTGCCGGAGCATGTAGAAGGAAAGTATGGCAAAGCCTTACAGTTCAATGGTGCCAACTTCCTTACTTTAGGAGATATCGCTGATTTTGATCACCACGACCACTTCTCGCTGGGTAGCTGGGTTAAGCATAGCAATAAGCATGATCGCCGGGCAGGTATCCTTAGCCGTCGCAATGGTGAGATCTCCCGACAGGGCTATGACCTCACCCTTACCAAAGACAACAGGCTGAGCCTGCGGCTGATCCACCATGAAGGGCAGGATTACCTGGATGTGGAAACCAGAACAGCAATTCCTGCCGGGCAGTGGACCCATGTATTCGCTACCTATGATGGCTCAGGAAAAGCAGAAGGCATTAGGCTTTACATCAATGGCAAGTTGCAGCCGCTAAAGGTAAATTTTGATCAGCTGGGCCGACAGTCCATCCTGAACGGAAACGATTTTCTGGTAGGTAACTGGTATAGCCGTAATGTAGCTACCGATACCTATGGCTTCACCGGAGGAAGTATTGATGAAGTGCGGGTATATCATCGTACGCTTAGCCCGCTGGAAGTGCAGCAAGTAGCCGAAGTGAAGCCTTCTCAACAGAAAGAAGCGCTTTATGCTCATTACCTGCAAAGGCAACATCAGGATTTTCAACGTACCACGCGCAGATTGGACAGCCTGCGTCAACTGGATGTGAGCATTCCCAATGTGATGATCATGGCAGAAAGAGAAGAGCGTAAGCCTGCTTATCTGCTGGCACGAGGCGCTTATGATGCTCCCACCGAAGAAGTGGACAGGGCTACGCCCGAAGCCGTATTGACTTTTGATGAAAAATACCCGTCTAACCGGCTTGGCCTTGCCCAGTGGCTCATAGATGAAGATAACCCGCTTACTACCCGTGTAGCCGTCAACCGTTTCTGGCAGATGTATTTTGGCAAAGGCATCGTGCGTACGCCTGAGGATTTCGGCAACCAGGGTGAGTTGCCTACGCATCCGGCCCTGCTGGACTGGCTGTCAGTGGAGTTCAGGGAATCTGGCTGGGATGTCAAAGCTTTGCAGAAGCTGATCGTGATGTCAGCGACCTACCGGCAGTCAGCACGCATCACCAAAGAGAAGCAGCAAAGAGATCCTGATAATTTGTTGCTGGCTCGTGGCCCTAACGTACGCCTGACCGCCGAGATGTTTCGCGATAATGCTTTAGCGGTAAGTGGACTTCTCTACGACAGCCTGGGAGGTAAATGGGTGAAGCCTTATCAGCCGGATGGTATCTGGAAAGCGATGGCAAACCAGATCGGCGAGAATAAATACCGGGCAAGCAAAGGGCCGGGACTATACCGCCGTAGCCTTTATACCTATTGGAAGCGTACCATTCCGCCGCCTACCATGGTGATGTTTGACGCTCCTGAGCGCACGCTCTGTGTTGCCAAACGGCAAAGCACCAGTACACCTTTACAGTCACTGGCTTTACTTAATGACCCTCAATTTGTAGAAGCGGCCCGCAAGCTGGCAGAGCGTATGCTGGCAGAGGGAGGAGCATCTGCCGAAGAGCAAATCGCTTTTGGCTTCCGGGCTGTCACTTCTCGCGAACCCAAAACAGAAGAACTCGCCCTGCTAACACAGTTATACCAGGACAAAGTGGAATACTATCAGCAAACACCCGAAGAGGCGGAAGGCCTGCTCAGGGTAGGAGCATCTACCTACAACAAGCGCAGTAAGGCGGTAGAGATCGCGGCTATGGCCGTAGTCGCCAATACACTTTTTAACCTTGACGAAGCAAAATTCAGAAGCTAA
- a CDS encoding DUF1501 domain-containing protein codes for MSEKNNIEKSLAYQMNRRHFLSKTSLGLGAAALSSLLGPSTAWANAPDKGIMGKPHFAPKAKRIIYLFMSGGPSQLDMFDYKPKLQEMNGKDLPESVRQGQRLTGMTANQQSLPLAGAQFAFERYGKSGMWVSELVPHTAKVVDELCFIKSMHTEAINHDPAVTFFQTGSQQPGRPSMGAWLSYGLGSDNENLPGFIVMLSRNRDGGQPLYSRLWGSGFLPSLHQGVQFRSGKDPVLYLNNPPGISGTDRRRVLDYLQKIYQEQYSRIQDPEINSKIAQYEMAYRMQTSVPEVMDVSGEPEYIYDMYGPDVRKPGTFAANCLLARRLVERDVKFIQLYHMGWDQHGNLPNDIQGQCKATDQASAALIMDLKQRGLLEDTLVVWGGEFGRTNYSQGKLTKTNYGRDHHPRCFTVWMAGAGVKKGFSYGETDEFGYNVVSNPVHVHDFQATLLHLLGVDHERLTFKHQGRRFRLTDVHGHVVNDILT; via the coding sequence ATGTCAGAGAAAAACAATATAGAAAAATCCCTGGCCTACCAGATGAACCGGCGGCATTTCCTGTCCAAGACGAGCCTTGGGCTGGGTGCGGCGGCTTTGTCTTCTTTGCTAGGTCCTTCCACAGCCTGGGCGAATGCTCCGGATAAAGGCATCATGGGAAAACCACATTTTGCGCCCAAAGCGAAGCGAATTATTTATCTCTTCATGAGTGGTGGTCCCTCACAACTGGATATGTTTGACTACAAGCCCAAACTGCAGGAGATGAACGGTAAAGACCTGCCGGAATCGGTACGGCAGGGACAGCGACTGACCGGAATGACTGCCAATCAGCAATCTTTACCGCTGGCAGGGGCGCAGTTTGCATTTGAGCGTTATGGCAAGAGTGGTATGTGGGTCAGCGAACTGGTTCCCCATACCGCCAAAGTGGTGGATGAACTGTGTTTCATCAAATCAATGCATACCGAAGCGATCAATCATGATCCGGCAGTAACTTTCTTCCAGACCGGCTCGCAGCAGCCCGGCCGCCCCAGCATGGGTGCCTGGCTAAGTTATGGGCTGGGCAGCGACAATGAGAACCTGCCTGGCTTCATCGTTATGCTCTCCCGTAATCGTGACGGTGGGCAGCCTCTCTATTCACGACTGTGGGGCAGCGGATTTTTGCCTTCGCTGCATCAGGGCGTACAGTTCCGCTCCGGCAAAGACCCGGTACTTTATCTGAATAACCCTCCCGGTATCAGCGGTACTGACCGCAGGAGGGTACTGGATTACCTGCAGAAAATCTACCAGGAGCAATATAGCCGCATACAGGACCCCGAGATCAACTCCAAAATCGCGCAGTACGAGATGGCTTACCGCATGCAGACTTCCGTACCGGAGGTGATGGATGTGTCAGGAGAGCCAGAATATATTTATGATATGTACGGACCGGATGTACGTAAGCCGGGTACCTTCGCCGCCAACTGCCTGCTGGCCAGGCGTCTGGTAGAGCGGGATGTAAAATTTATCCAACTTTACCACATGGGCTGGGATCAGCATGGCAATCTACCCAACGACATTCAAGGTCAGTGCAAAGCCACAGACCAGGCCTCGGCAGCGCTGATCATGGACCTCAAACAAAGAGGCCTTTTAGAAGATACACTGGTGGTCTGGGGAGGTGAATTTGGACGAACCAACTACTCTCAGGGTAAGCTGACAAAAACGAATTATGGGAGAGACCACCACCCTCGTTGCTTTACCGTTTGGATGGCCGGTGCGGGAGTGAAAAAAGGTTTTTCCTATGGAGAAACAGATGAATTTGGCTATAATGTAGTCAGTAACCCGGTGCACGTACACGATTTTCAGGCTACATTGTTACACTTACTGGGCGTAGACCATGAACGGCTTACTTTTAAACATCAGGGAAGACGCTTCCGATTGACGGATGTTCATGGTCATGTAGTAAATGATATTTTGACCTAA